CCAGTATGACGCATGCTTTCGGAATGGAAGTGCAGGGTTTATTATAGGTTGGTATTATGCAActtgtttggggagggggggtcggggggggcagGTGTCTTAATCGATAAAGTGAGCAGAACGGCAGAAGAAGAACAATGGGGTATTTCACTTACTCCGTCGTGAACGAGAGCCTTCCAAGTGTGCTCCAGTTTtttgattaacctgaaaagtagcaagcaaataaataagtaaatcacACTCAGGTGGGAGACAATAACATCTGATTGGCTTCAAAGAACCAGGATCACAGACAAAAATCATTACGTCCGAGCAGCCACATGGAGTCGCGGTGACCTGTCACTCGAGCAGCGCCTTGGAACGCATCCCAGAGCCGGGAATCCGGTTACCTGTAGGACTGCAGGATGTCGATGATGCCGATGTAGAGTAGCAGCCTCTCTCCCTTGCCGTTGACCGCAGgaatgccccccatcctggcagAAACAGGCAGAAGACTCGGCGATAGGTGTCATATTTTGGAATTTGACATACAGCAAGACCTGCTGTGACTGCATTCTGTATTTGTATACTTGTCATGTACAATAGAATAGGGCACTGAGCCCTGTTCTGTATGGGACTATGTAGCTGAAGATTGCCCATGCAGACCCCTGTCCACCATCAAAAGTGCCTACAGTGGGCACGCAACCATCAGAACTGGACAATCCATTGCTATATTGCCCCAAACACAGCAGAGCTCGATGGCCTGTGTGTCGTGACACATTACTCCTGTGATCATCATCAACCATTATTTTCCACAGTAGCCCTTCTGTTGGTTTGTACCACACGGGGAAGCCTTCATTCATATCTTGAATCGATGCGTCTTGGGCGCCCAGCACCCTGTTGGTGGGTTGTGGGTTTTCCCTCCTCAGTCCACTCTCAGTGGGTACTGACCACAGCTGACCATGAGTGCCCCACAAGCCTGGCCCTTTCGGAGCTGCTCTAGCCCAGTCTTCTGGCCAAAATGAGTTGGTCCTTCTCAGAGTCACTCACATCTTTATCCCTGCCCATTTCTTCTGCACTCAACATATTGACTACAAACACCCacgcaccatacagtatgttagcTTATCATCTACTATATCCCAGACCTTGACATGCACCGTCTTTATGAGATAATCAACATTcatgtgtatttatttattgcctTGAGGCCTTTAATATAAGGCGAATAACACAGCTGAAATGCACCGATGTCGTAAGAGCAGCTGTGTCCGGAATTTTAACTGTAAATGTCTGTGCACTTGTGCATTAAACGTCTCGGGCACATACATATCATCCGTGTCGATGGACTCCCCGCAGGCGGCGCCTCCCTGGATGGACTCCATGGCGGTGGAGTAGAGGGCCTTCTGGGCCACCGGCCGTGGCTCCCCCGAACCCTGGAGGCCCTCGGCCAGCCGCTCCCGCTCCGCCTGCTCTATATTGTGCACGCCCAACAGCAGGCTGTAGTCCATGATCTTGAAGCTTTCCAGCACCTGTGGCCCAGAGACAGGTCATGGGTTTGAGTGCCATTAAACTCTGCATCACTGTGCTGCATGCAGATATCTCCTGAATAAGACTAGGTTTGACATGTTTAGTGCTCATTTTCCACTAGTGCACATAAGAGAGAATTTAAAAAGACCAGTGAGATAGGGATGTGCGCCCATATCTAGAAGGTTgtgagttcaaatcccatggttggaTAGGTAACTtcgtcactgttgggcccctggTTAAAGCCCTTAACTCCAACTACTGCAAGAGTGCTGCCTGACGCAGTTCTCAAACCGCAAACtttcttcataatgcattataatggcttatactgatcattataatgcattatgagggTATGTATAGTGCatcatagatgagagcttcatagagcatttataatgcatgttAAACATGGCTGTAATTTGTTATGCCTTTTATAAATAGGTATAgccgtgtttataatgctttagtAATGCATTCAAAtggattatgaaggtatctataatgcattataaatgagtactttaagtaaagtgttaccaaaagctCTAACACACGTGATGTCTCCACCTCCCTTTGCCCCTCCTCACCAGGCAGTCCCTCTGCAGGGTCTTGACCAAGGCGCTATAGGTGTCAGTGTCCAGCATCAGCCCATCCTGGAGGTCCTGCAGGAAGTCCAGGTCTTTGAAGGTGGGCCTGGCCTTCTCTCGCTCCTTCTTGGAGGCACGCCGCTTGTACGTGGAACCTTTCAGGTCGTACTTGAGGTGCATGCGGATGGCGCTGGGCAGCACGTTGTTCATGACCACCACGCGTATGTTCTTCCCACCCGACTGCACACAGTACAGCCCAAAGAATTTGGGCAGAAGGGTCCTGGGGTTCTGGTTCAGATTCTGGGAGGAGGAGATTCGATGTTAGAGGGAAATGGGAATCGGCCAGGAAGGACGTACTTACATCTTTGTGCGATCACAGGTCGCTTAGCGCTGGCATGCAAAATGCTTCCTGAAACAAATTAGGTTCCAGTCACAATCCTGTGAATTAATCACATAAAAGGGCACCGTCAACACTATTGTACACACTCAACGATAGCAGGAGTTCCTGCCTGGGCAGAACATCAGAAGAGAGAGGAAGGTATAAACACTACATATATGTTAATATCAGGATTAAAGGTTCTAGAGTAATAGAAGATTAAAACAGATTGTAGCCATCGGGATTGTTTGGCTAAAAATAGCAAGATGGTAAATGCCCTGGTACAGCAGCCTTTCCTGCCACTGCAGGAAAAACCTCTTCAAATCTGCTTCAATAAATTGGGGTGAAAGAGGCAGAGAGTCAATATTTTCAGCTGAGACAAAAAAAACCCTGTATTTAAATCAGCAGAGCAAGGTGAGCAGCCTTTCTCTTCCAGTGCAGAAGAGAAGCAGAACAGGaacagagagagggggagagaacaagaaagagggagagagaggggaaggaaGGGCAGAAGAGAGATAGAACTCACCATGTAATACCAGGAAagaaaggaaacagagagagagagagagagagaactcaCCAGCTAGTACTAGATCAGAGAGGACCCAGTTTATGATACTGAATTATAAAGGATCTACCATGTAGTACCAAACCAGAGGACCCACTTTATGATACCGAATTATAGATCTACCATGTAGTACCAAACCAGAGGACCCACTTTATGATACCAAAGTATGGATCTACCATGTAGTACCAAACCAGAGAGGACCCACCATATAGTATCAGATCAAATGGGACCCATCATAAAGTACCAGATCAGAGTGGACTAACTACACAGTACCAGACTAGAGAGAACACACCATATAGTACCAGATCATTCTAGATCAGACTAACCACCCGGTACCAGATCAGAGATGACTCACCATATAGTACAAGATCAGAGAGGACTAACCATGCAGTACCAGATTAGAGATGGCTAACCATATACTACCAGATCAGCGAGGACTAACCATATAGTACAAGACCAGAGAGGACTTACCATGTAGTACCCGGGCAAAAGTTTCTGCAGAAACTCGGCCTCCTTGTGCATGACTGTCTTGATGATGAACTCGTCGTCCTTGGTGACATAGAAGATGGAGCCACTGGCCCCTGGGTTGGACAGCTCGATGAGGGGCTCATTGCAGAGAGAGTACTGCAGGTGAAGTAGAGTGAGGGGGGGGTGACTGTGAAGTCAGAGAACGTTCCGGGTCTCTGTGCTCACTAACGTAGTTAAGAAAACTCAGCATTACACTTCCCAATTTGTCTTCATGTCCTACaatcccagacacacacacacatgcataaacaCTTGCTCCAGTGACTCACGACCTGCGCCGCCTGAAGCTAGCACCCCCGTCAGCATGCTGTGACTCATACCCCCCCTCTCCCTGACAGCTCACTCATCTCCATCCCAGCATGACCCAACCTTAGCACAACTGAGTGAGCcgagacctcccccccccccccccgcgcgccATGCGGCGACGGGCACGAGGGGGCAGGGGCCTCATACCAGGTAATCGTCGGGCCGGATGCCGAAGAGCTCGCGGAAGTAGCGGAAGGCAACGGGTGCGTAGGTTTTGAAGCGGAAGTCTGGGTAGTGATGGGCTGGGGTCAGGTTGCTGCCCTCGctggagagagaaggagagggtGCAGAGTCACTGTGGTTCTTCATTGCCCCTGCAGAGGGTTCATGCAGATCTACGTGGTCCCCCGTctcagaagtaaaaaaaaaaaaacctccccaTGCCAAAAGAGTTTATTTCTTATTATAGTCATTATTTTGTGattagggcggcatggtggtgcagtggttagcactgttgcctcacacctctgggacccaggttcgagtctacgcctgggttacatgtgtgtggagtttgcatgttctccccaatgtcatcgtggggtttcctccggatactccggtttccccccacagtccaaaaacatgctgaggctaattggagttactaaattgcccgtaggtgtgagtgtgccctgcgatgggctggtcccccatcttgggttgttccctgcctcgtgcccgttggctccggaacccccgtgacccagtaggataagcagtttggaaaatggatggatggattttgtgaTTATGATTTAATTAAACATAAAGAACCGGAATTCATCTTTGCCAGTGCAGCTTGATGCTGATCATGTTACATGTTTCTCAGAATTACTCACAACATTCACATTCACCTTGGGAAGAAGATGCTCTCCACCACGTAAAAGTCCTGCATCAGCACATCTCTCTCCGGCTTGGAGCTCAGGTTGCCCACAGTGTACCCAATGCCCAGCTGAATGGCCCCCTTCAGAGCTGACGACGTggtctggacacacacacacacacacacacacacacacacacacacgtttgttttGCTTGCCAAAAACGTAAAACTCCGCGCCAACAAAAAACGTGCTCATTTGTAAAATTTTAGGTTATCATGATCTAATCAGAATCGTCTTGCCGCAGATATTTAGTACATTGTGGATTTTGCAGCCCTGTTCCGCCTGAGGCTAAGCATCATAATTACCTTCTTATAGGTGGTTTCTCCTGAAGCGTCCACCCCTCTGTGCCCAATCTTCTTCCCGGGACCTGAACACATCTGTCCCGATGAGGACGGCATCTAGATAACAGAGAcaggacagagggagagagagacagagggagagagagacagagggagagaaagacagagggagagagagacagaggaagaGAGATACGCGTCTGAAGCTCAGCTGTGAGAAGATGCTGAATTCTTTGGGACAGCAGGAGGACGACCCCTCCTCCAGAGGAGTCACCAGCCCTGGTGCCCCGGCCACAGATGGGCAGCTCACCTCTGCCACCAAGGCCTTCTTAGCGGCTGCGTCTGAGGAGGAAACACAAGACAGGCCAAGGTCAAGAGACGCCATTTCCTACCACGGCAGAGTAAACAGCAGCGCTAATGACAGGCCTGCGGACAGGGAAGCCACACatttggacaaacaggaggcgATTTTCAAGACTGTAATTCAACAAACTACACAGGGGGGGTTTCAGTCTGTGCTGAAATGAAACAAAGGCTCGTTTAAAATGCACAGCTGGGGAAAACACATGCCGGCCTGGCTTGTGGGAGTTATATTACAGAAAAATGTTATGAGGGCAgagtgaaaaatgattggttcagatagataaccaatcagattgcagaggaggtggaTCCCAGCAACTAGAACAGGCGGGACCAACCAAAACTCCCATGAGGCCAGACTATGGTGAAAGCTGCATGAAATTGTCTGGGAATTAAACTGTAGCCGATCATTCATCTCAGACTGTAATATAAAAATGCTCCAAGGTATTGgatgactgactgaccctgcgctCAGAACTCCGGCTTCACCATATCTGTGCACGCCTTAAAGGAGAGCATTATGGGATATGCGAACACTAAGAAACTCCTATGCACCtgtactcatacaaatttgaaatttcatttcattctttttttttttttttatattctcaGCTGCCCAAATCTGCACTGAACGAGGAGTAAGAAACACAACTGCAGGGAAAGAGCCAGCAGGGGTCCGGAGGACAGTATGTCCATGCGGACAGGTGTGCGGCAGCCCTCTCTGGGAAGCCGTGACGtcaccatcaccccccccccccccccgcccccccatgcaGCCTCCACACGCGTGCAGAACAAAGCCGGGCTCAGAGgccgcgagagagagagagagggagagagaggcatACTTCCCGCAGACTCTCAGAAAAGTACCCTGGGCCGGAACTTCACATTAAAGTCACGTAATTTCACACACAGAGATCGGAGGGGTGTAAATGGAATAGATTTAGCTTTTAGGATGTACAGCGGGAGGCAGCAGCGAACATGACAGCGGGGTGGAGAGACTCATCAGCCGCTTCGCACGCGGCGGTACTGCTGCTGCCTCCGTTACTCGCGCAGGGCCATGTGATGGTGTCAAAGAAAGACCATCTGCTCCGTTCCctcaccactcacacacacacacacacacacacacaggcttctGACGCACGAGCCGCAAAAACTGCAAATGAGATCTTGCCCGGGGTGAGAACACTGCACTAAAAATGAAGAATCTCGGTGCCACATCACCCGGTACAACaaagcccacccccccacattACCTCTCCCTTACTAAAAATGACATTCCTCCAACGGGCTTCATCCTTGAACCCACCGCGCAGCTCATCTCAGCCTGTCACTGTCACCAAATTAGCGCTTCATTTACAGGGATTTGAAGTCCCCTGCCATCCTACCTAGCAACTGAAGGTTGCTAAGGACAAATTTCGGGTTTATAAATAAGCACAGAGGTGTGTGTGGTTTGCTTGTCCTCCCCGTGTcggccaaagacatgcagtcaggctaaCTGATGTTTCGAAGTGCATGAATTTGTGTGTGCTACGGACTCCcatacatcccatccagggagtacccccaccttgtgccctgtgctgtctgggataggctccagccccccccccccctcgtgacCAAGACCAGGATAAGCGATTATAATGTGGATTAACATGGAACATTAGTCAGATGGTTAGCGCAGCATTTCTGCGCTTGGCAGACTGAATCACCGCACGTCCTGAATGCAGACTCCTGTGTTTCACCCACGAGTCCCACACGCAGGTCGGCCGGCCCCCGCAGCCAGGACACGTTCTGCATTGTGCCACTTGGCAGCAGAGAAGGGTCACAGCCTGACACAGGAAAAGCCCCCTAGGTCTGAGACGCGTGACTGCAGGGGTGGGAGCTGGGAGCTGGCAGAGTTTCCCGTTTCTCTGTTCCGTACTATTCCTATAAGATCACTCTCTGGCTTTTACCCACAGAGCGACTGTATTGCAGTACCACCAGATTTGGAACTGCAGTAAGATGCAGAGATGCTGAAATGCAATGACAGCACATCTTGGGTCTATGTCGATGTGACAGCACTATATGTGGCTGGGTTGAGGCACTGCATGCAGAACAGAAACGAGTGGCTGAGGGTGCGATTTTTTTGATAGGTTGAATCAAACGGAGACAGCCATACCACCTGCAGTTCAGACTCAGTACTCCCCCTGAAGCTgagcaggtttgggcctggccagtacatggatgggagaccaacgaagaaagctgggttgctgctggaagaggtgatGGTCTGGCCAACAGGTTTGCCCATTCTGTGGTCTGTgggcatcccagtgccccaCTGCAGTGATGGGACTTTGCACTGTAAAAATGTCGCTGTCCTTCAGATGAGACATAAAGCGGAGatcctgactctctgaggtcataaaagatccctgggcatcttCTGAAAGACTAGGGGTGGAACCCTGATGTTCTTGCCAAAtctgcccactgtggccctatcagatctgccctcctaatcatcccctgtatctaattggtgaattctctcctgtccCTTCACCActttagctactgtgtggtgagcatactggtgcagaatggctgccatcgcatcatccaggtggggggtgCACAGATATGAGGGATGATGTAGCTCTGTGTTGGTTCTGTAAAgggctttgggtgtcttgaaatgCGCTACACAAATGTAACATTAATTCATTCATATCCAGAAATGTCGtaaacacaaagagaaaaggttATTGTCGGGGCATGGAggtattgggggggggtgtactgGACATATGGACACTGGCTGTTTTGTAATGGTCTGGATCTTAATCGAAGCATGCAGTGCCGAACTGACTTTTCACCAACACCAGTACCTGCCGAGAGCCAAACACGTTCCTCTCCCACGTTCGTACTGTCGGCAAAAAGTACATGGTACATTAACGGTCTCTCCACCTGACACGCTTCACTAAGAATAACAGGATGATCTCTATGTGGCAGTCATTTGCTTCACTTTAGCATCTGTAGCTATCATTTACAGAAACACTGTTATGAGCTATGAAGCTGTTAGGCAGGGACGCGTAACACAAGGAACAACGATTCAGCTGCATCAGAGACTAGAAACCATTAAGGCTGGGCGCTGAACCATAAAAGTGCTCATTTGATAGGACCACGCATCATTTGCAAAAGGTGAGCAGGATTTAATCTGAATTAGAAAATATCCGATCTGGAAATGATCTATGAGGTTTTATTCAGTCATCTGCTAAAATTAGGTGTCAGATGTGAGTGCCTGTATTTCTGAGAAAAGTGGCTTTTTTCAGAATCTGTGTATTCTAGAAGGTTCAGAGAGATTTTAATTGCTTTTG
This genomic interval from Brienomyrus brachyistius isolate T26 chromosome 21, BBRACH_0.4, whole genome shotgun sequence contains the following:
- the LOC125716521 gene encoding phosphatidylinositol 4-phosphate 5-kinase type-1 gamma-like isoform X2, producing MEADGEGAAGLAEAVEGNPSSVSAASDDTDTVVGVSYGMDAGDLDAAAKKALVAEMPSSSGQMCSGPGKKIGHRGVDASGETTYKKTTSSALKGAIQLGIGYTVGNLSSKPERDVLMQDFYVVESIFFPSEGSNLTPAHHYPDFRFKTYAPVAFRYFRELFGIRPDDYLYSLCNEPLIELSNPGASGSIFYVTKDDEFIIKTVMHKEAEFLQKLLPGYYMNLNQNPRTLLPKFFGLYCVQSGGKNIRVVVMNNVLPSAIRMHLKYDLKGSTYKRRASKKEREKARPTFKDLDFLQDLQDGLMLDTDTYSALVKTLQRDCLVLESFKIMDYSLLLGVHNIEQAERERLAEGLQGSGEPRPVAQKALYSTAMESIQGGAACGESIDTDDMMGGIPAVNGKGERLLLYIGIIDILQSYRLIKKLEHTWKALVHDGDTVSVHRPSFYADRFFRFMNTTVFRKNSSLKCSPSKKGRGVLAVPHHAGPGSVWSASQMPYDQDDDTFDLRGARSFPTLEDDGRPDLLPCTPPSFEEATTASIATTLSSTTSLSIPERSPSDTSEHSRSRRHTQSLSHEGRVQEELRMHEEDQQTITVEVVKRHDSEPSILAPELTPEPTPEPTPETSKFPEEASAPSEPTLEPDAASQLSECASHGSLEDEEEVPITDIYFFADGRYWVYSPVLHRRKPSSSSIPPEDRSWVYSPLHYGTETQSPSDKESET
- the LOC125716521 gene encoding phosphatidylinositol 4-phosphate 5-kinase type-1 gamma-like isoform X1; protein product: MEADGEGAAGLAEAVEGNPSSVSAASDDTDTVVGVSYGMDAGDLDAAAKKALVAEMPSSSGQMCSGPGKKIGHRGVDASGETTYKKTTSSALKGAIQLGIGYTVGNLSSKPERDVLMQDFYVVESIFFPSEGSNLTPAHHYPDFRFKTYAPVAFRYFRELFGIRPDDYLYSLCNEPLIELSNPGASGSIFYVTKDDEFIIKTVMHKEAEFLQKLLPGYYMNLNQNPRTLLPKFFGLYCVQSGGKNIRVVVMNNVLPSAIRMHLKYDLKGSTYKRRASKKEREKARPTFKDLDFLQDLQDGLMLDTDTYSALVKTLQRDCLVLESFKIMDYSLLLGVHNIEQAERERLAEGLQGSGEPRPVAQKALYSTAMESIQGGAACGESIDTDDMMGGIPAVNGKGERLLLYIGIIDILQSYRLIKKLEHTWKALVHDGDTVSVHRPSFYADRFFRFMNTTVFRKNSSLKCSPSKKGRGVLAVPHHAGPGSVWSASQMPYDQDDDTFDLRGARSFPTLEDDGRPDLLPCTPPSFEEATTASIATTLSSTTSLSIPERSPSDTSEHSRSRRHTQSLSHEGRVQEELRMHEEDQQTITVEVVKRHDSEPSILAPELTPEPTPEPTPETSKFPEEASAPSEPTLEPDAASQLSECASHGSLEDEEEVPITDIYFFADGRYWVYSPVLHRRKPSSSSIQPPEDRSWVYSPLHYGTETQSPSDKESET
- the LOC125716521 gene encoding phosphatidylinositol 4-phosphate 5-kinase type-1 gamma-like isoform X4 — its product is MEADGEGAAGLAEAVEGNPSSVSAASDDTDTVVGVSYGMDAGDLDAAAKKALVAEMPSSSGQMCSGPGKKIGHRGVDASGETTYKKTTSSALKGAIQLGIGYTVGNLSSKPERDVLMQDFYVVESIFFPSEGSNLTPAHHYPDFRFKTYAPVAFRYFRELFGIRPDDYLYSLCNEPLIELSNPGASGSIFYVTKDDEFIIKTVMHKEAEFLQKLLPGYYMNLNQNPRTLLPKFFGLYCVQSGGKNIRVVVMNNVLPSAIRMHLKYDLKGSTYKRRASKKEREKARPTFKDLDFLQDLQDGLMLDTDTYSALVKTLQRDCLVLESFKIMDYSLLLGVHNIEQAERERLAEGLQGSGEPRPVAQKALYSTAMESIQGGAACGESIDTDDMMGGIPAVNGKGERLLLYIGIIDILQSYRLIKKLEHTWKALVHDGDTVSVHRPSFYADRFFRFMNTTVFRKNSSLKCSPSKKGRGVLAVPHHAGPGSVWSASQMPYDQDDDTFDLRGARSFPTLEDDGRPDLLPCTPPSFEEATTASIATTLSSTTSLSIPERSPSDTSEHSRSRRHTQSLSHEGRVQEELRMHEEDQQTITVEVVKRHDSEPSILAPELTPEPTPEPTPETSKFPEEASAPSEPTLEPDAASQLSECASHGSLEDEEEVPITDIYFPPEDRSWVYSPLHYGTETQSPSDKESET
- the LOC125716521 gene encoding phosphatidylinositol 4-phosphate 5-kinase type-1 gamma-like isoform X3; the encoded protein is MEADGEGAAGLAEAVEGNPSSVSAASDDTDTVVGVSYGMDAGDLDAAAKKALVAEMPSSSGQMCSGPGKKIGHRGVDASGETTYKKTTSSALKGAIQLGIGYTVGNLSSKPERDVLMQDFYVVESIFFPSEGSNLTPAHHYPDFRFKTYAPVAFRYFRELFGIRPDDYLYSLCNEPLIELSNPGASGSIFYVTKDDEFIIKTVMHKEAEFLQKLLPGYYMNLNQNPRTLLPKFFGLYCVQSGGKNIRVVVMNNVLPSAIRMHLKYDLKGSTYKRRASKKEREKARPTFKDLDFLQDLQDGLMLDTDTYSALVKTLQRDCLVLESFKIMDYSLLLGVHNIEQAERERLAEGLQGSGEPRPVAQKALYSTAMESIQGGAACGESIDTDDMMGGIPAVNGKGERLLLYIGIIDILQSYRLIKKLEHTWKALVHDGDTVSVHRPSFYADRFFRFMNTTVFRKNSSLKCSPSKKGRGVLAVPHHAGPGSVWSASQMPYDQDDDTFDLRGARSFPTLEDDGRPDLLPCTPPSFEEATTASIATTLSSTTSLSIPERSPSDTSEHSRSRRHTQSLSHEGRVQEELRMHEEDQQTITVEVVKRHDSEPSILAPELTPEPTPEPTPETSKFPEEASAPSEPTLEPDAASQLSECASHGSLEDEEEVPITDIYFQPPEDRSWVYSPLHYGTETQSPSDKESET
- the LOC125716521 gene encoding phosphatidylinositol 4-phosphate 5-kinase type-1 gamma-like isoform X5, with translation MEADGEGAAGLAEAVEGNPSSVSAASDDTDTVVGVSYGMDAGDLDAAAKKALVAEMPSSSGQMCSGPGKKIGHRGVDASGETTYKKTTSSALKGAIQLGIGYTVGNLSSKPERDVLMQDFYVVESIFFPSEGSNLTPAHHYPDFRFKTYAPVAFRYFRELFGIRPDDYLYSLCNEPLIELSNPGASGSIFYVTKDDEFIIKTVMHKEAEFLQKLLPGYYMNLNQNPRTLLPKFFGLYCVQSGGKNIRVVVMNNVLPSAIRMHLKYDLKGSTYKRRASKKEREKARPTFKDLDFLQDLQDGLMLDTDTYSALVKTLQRDCLVLESFKIMDYSLLLGVHNIEQAERERLAEGLQGSGEPRPVAQKALYSTAMESIQGGAACGESIDTDDMMGGIPAVNGKGERLLLYIGIIDILQSYRLIKKLEHTWKALVHDGDTVSVHRPSFYADRFFRFMNTTVFRKNSSLKCSPSKKGRGVLAVPHHAGPGSVWSASQMPYDQDDDTFDLRGARSFPTLEDDGRPDLLPCTPPSFEEATTASIATTLSSTTSLSIPERSPSDTSEHSRSRRHTQSLSHEGRVQEELRMHEEDQQTITVEVVKRHDSEPSILAPELTPEPTPEPTPETSKFPEEASAPSEPTLEPDAASQLSECASHGSLEDEEEVPITDIYFIRGQEDMRDLSL
- the LOC125716521 gene encoding phosphatidylinositol 4-phosphate 5-kinase type-1 gamma-like isoform X6, which gives rise to MPSSSGQMCSGPGKKIGHRGVDASGETTYKKTTSSALKGAIQLGIGYTVGNLSSKPERDVLMQDFYVVESIFFPSEGSNLTPAHHYPDFRFKTYAPVAFRYFRELFGIRPDDYLYSLCNEPLIELSNPGASGSIFYVTKDDEFIIKTVMHKEAEFLQKLLPGYYMNLNQNPRTLLPKFFGLYCVQSGGKNIRVVVMNNVLPSAIRMHLKYDLKGSTYKRRASKKEREKARPTFKDLDFLQDLQDGLMLDTDTYSALVKTLQRDCLVLESFKIMDYSLLLGVHNIEQAERERLAEGLQGSGEPRPVAQKALYSTAMESIQGGAACGESIDTDDMMGGIPAVNGKGERLLLYIGIIDILQSYRLIKKLEHTWKALVHDGDTVSVHRPSFYADRFFRFMNTTVFRKNSSLKCSPSKKGRGVLAVPHHAGPGSVWSASQMPYDQDDDTFDLRGARSFPTLEDDGRPDLLPCTPPSFEEATTASIATTLSSTTSLSIPERSPSDTSEHSRSRRHTQSLSHEGRVQEELRMHEEDQQTITVEVVKRHDSEPSILAPELTPEPTPEPTPETSKFPEEASAPSEPTLEPDAASQLSECASHGSLEDEEEVPITDIYFFADGRYWVYSPVLHRRKPSSSSIQPPEDRSWVYSPLHYGTETQSPSDKESET